A genome region from Carassius carassius chromosome 23, fCarCar2.1, whole genome shotgun sequence includes the following:
- the LOC132101278 gene encoding RING-box protein 2-like, translating into MAEMDDGDELGLVHTHSGSSGSKSGGGKMFSLKKWNAVAMWSWDVECDTCAICRVQVMDACLRCQAENKQEDCVVVWGECNHSFHNCCMSLWVKQNNRCPLCQQDWVVQRIGK; encoded by the exons ATGGCGGAGATGGACGACGGTGATGAGCTGGGTTTAGTGCACACTCACAGCGGTTCATCTGGATCGAAATCAGGGGGGGGCAAGATGTTCTCCCTCAAGAAGTGGAATGCGGTAGCCATGTGGAGCTGGGATGTGGAGTGTGACACTTGCGCTATTTGTCGGGTTCAAGTAATGG atGCATGCTTGAGATGTCAGGCTGAAAACAAACAAGAGGACTGTGTCG TGGTATGGGGAGAGTGCAATCACTCCTTCCACAACTGCTGCATGTCCCTCTGGGTGAAGCAGAACAATAGATGCCCACTATGCCAGCAGGACTGGGTGGTACAGAGGATTGGCAAGTGA
- the grk7b gene encoding rhodopsin kinase grk7-b has product MCDMGGLDNLVANTAYLKAQSLDDKEMRKRRRSLILPQLENCTEVRATIPKDFEDICEQQPIGKTCFRQFLLASSPEYQAAAEFLDELNDWNLAEAGAKDKARQNIINKFCKADSKSFMAYLTEDMAEKCNVVSEKDFQEVMMGQVKEATQEFLRGKPFIEYQTSPFFDRFVQWKQFEKQSISDKYFYEFRTLGKGGFGEVCAVQVKHTGHMYACKKLDKKRLKKKGGEKMALLEKKILEKVNSLFLVNLAYAFDTTTHLCLVMTLMNGGDLKYHIYHTGEIGIGMERIIHYTAQIITGILHLHAMDIVYRDMKPENVLLDSQGQCRLSDLGLAVELPNGKTITQKAGTKGYMAPEILKQEPYRTSVDWWALGCSIYEMVAGRLPFRGYKEKVTKEEIVRRTLEDECKFEHKHFDAPSKDIISLFLKKNIEDRLGCKDDPWKHEFFKSINIPRLEAGLIAPPWVPKPYVVYAKDTGDIRDFSEVKGVEFDSNDNKFFKEFSTGAVPIPWQQEMIDSGLFAELNDPNRKKVGLDDDYEQKSKSCILL; this is encoded by the exons ATGTGTGACATGGGTGGACTGGACAACCTGGTGGCCAACACAGCCTACCTGAAAGCACAGAGTCTAGATGACAAGGAGATGAGGAAACGAAGGCGTAGCCTAATTCTTCCCCAACTTGAGAATTGTACAGAGGTGCGTGCAACTATTCCCAAGGACTTTGAGGACATCTGTGAGCAGCAGCCCATTGGGAAAACATGCTTCCGACAGTTCCTTTTAGCCTCCAGTCCAGAATACCAAGCCGCAGCAGAGTTTCTGGATGAGTTGAATGACTGGAATTTGGCAGAGGCCGGTGCTAAAGACAAAGCCAGGCAGAATATCATTAACAAATTCTGCAAAGCTGACTCCAAGAGTTTCATGGCCTATCTGACAGAAGACATGGCGGAAAAGTGTAACGTTGTCTCTGAGAAGGACTTTCAGGAGGTGATGATGGGACAGGTTAAAGAAGCCACACAGGAGTTTCTAAGAGGAAAACCATTCATTGAGTATCAGACCAGCCCGTTCTTTGACAGATTTGTGCAATGGAAGCAATTTGAGAAGCAGTCCATCTCTGATAAATATTTCTATGAGTTCAGAACTTTGGGGAAAGGAGGATTTGGAGAG gtgtgtgctgttcaggtcaaACACACGGGCCACATGTATGCCTGCAAGAAGCTAGACAAGAAACGTCTGAAGAAAAAAGGAGGTGAAAAGATGGCTCTGCTGGAGAAAAAAATCTTGGAGAAGGTAAACAGCCTGTTTCTGGTAAACCTGGCCTACGCGTTTGACACGACAACCCACCTGTGTTTGGTCATGACTCTGATGAATGGAGGGGATCTGAAGTACCACATCTACCACACTGGAGAGATTGGCATTGGGATGGAGCGCATCATTCACTACACAGCTCAAATCATCACTGGTATCCTGCACCTTCATGCCATGGATATTGTGTATCGGGACATGAAGCCAGAAAACGTCCTACTGGACAGTCAAGGCCAGTGCAGGTTGTCAGACTTGGGTCTAGCTGTGGAGCTACCAAACGGGAAAACCATCACTCAAAAG GCTGGCACCAAAGGGTACATGGCGCCAGAGATCCTGAAGCAGGAACCGTATCGTACGTCAGTGGACTGGTGGGCCTTGGGCTGTAGCATCTATGAGATGGTGGCTGGCCGTCTGCCTTTTAGAGGTTACAAAGAGAAGGTTACTAAAGAAGAGATAGTAAGGAGAACTCTAGAAGACGAGTGTAAATTTGAACACAAACATTTTGACGCCCCCTCAAAGGACATCATCAGTCTTTTTCTGAAAAAGAACATTGAAGACCGACTTGGCTGCAA GGATGACCCTTGGAAACATGAGTTCTTTAAATCCATCAACATCCCTCGACTAGAGGCGGGGCTTATTGCACCTCCATGGGTGCCCAAACCCTATGTTGTGTACGCTAAAGACACGGGTGACATTCGGGACTTCTCTGAGGTTAAAGGGGTTGAATTTGATTCCAATGATAAtaagttttttaaagaattcaGCACAGGAGCAGTGCCAATTCCATGGCAACAGGAGATGATTGACAGCGGACTCTTTGCTGAGCTTAACGACCCAAACAGGAAGAAAGTGGGACTGGATGATGATTATGAGCAAAAATCCAAATCTTGCATTCTTCTGTGA